ACAAAATACCGTATCTCCACCCGCTCTCAGAATGCCAACAATAAACATATATGCAGTCATCTTTGGCGTAATCAAAATCGCTTCAACTATAATCGTCTTAATCAAAAGATCCATGGTTTCAGCATTGAAGGCATATATACTTGCTATACGACTACTTATCAAAATCAGAAAAGCAGTTATTACAATATTAAATACTATTGTTGTAATAAGTGAAAGCCTTCCAAAATACTGAGCCTTTTCCTTATTTCTCTGTCCAAGACCCTCTCCAATTATCACAGCAGTTGAGTTTCCAAGTCCAAAATATAGCGATTGCAAAACACTTGCAATTACATTTGCAACCTGAGCTACTGCAAGTGCTGAAGTTCCTAGTTTTCCGTAGGCAGCCAAAATTAGTGCAAATGACATAGCCCAGCTTCCCTCAGTTGCAACAACGGGAAGAGCTGTTCTCATAACCCTAAAGAAAAGAGCCCTATCAAAAGAAAATAAATTTCCTATGCTCGCATGTAAAGGATGTGCCTTGTCAAAAATCAAGTATGCCAAAAGCACAGTAAATTCAGAGACCCTTGCTATAAGTGTTGCAATAGCTGCACCTTCAACTCCTAGAGCCGGAAGACCAAGTTTGCCAAATATCAAAATATAGTTAAGACTTGCGTTCATGAAAAACGCAATAAAGCTTATAAAGGTTGGAAACTTGAGATTTTGGACAGCTCTGCAGTTATATGAAATGGCCATTGATATTGTACCAAATAAGTACGAAATGCATACTATTCTAAGATACCTAGCTCCTATCTCTATTACCTTAGGACTAGATGAAAATACATTTATTATATGTGGCGCAAAAATATAGCTTGCAAGACTTACAAGCACAGCAAGCAAGGCTCCAACAAAGTAGTCAATTCCAACCATCTTATGCACGCCATCTAGATTCTTAGCGCCCCAATATTGCGCAGTAAAAACAGCTGCTCCGCTAAAAAGCCCAAACATCGTCACAGTAAAAACAAAATAAACTTGATTTGCTGCCCCGACTGCTGCGACCTCGTTCTCTCCGAGCCTGCCAATCATTATCGTATCTAGCAAATTAAGGCTTATACTAATCAGATTTTGGAGTACTACTGGGATTCCAATCATTAGTACCTTATGAAAATATATCCTTCTTGTCTCAATGATATCCATTTAATCCTCCGTTATAAATGATATAGTATCACAAGCCCTAGTCAAAAAACAACAGAAGTCGCTACATTTGTAGCGACTTCTGAATAAGACTTATTTATAATCCATAGATTATTCAGCTACTGCGTCTGCAAGAGCTTCAGCGTTGTCCCACTCTTCGATAATCTGTGGAATTACCTGATATAGGTCTCCAACGATTCCGTAGTCTGCAACTTCGAAGATAGGAGCATCAGCATCCTTATTGATAGCAATGATGATGTCTGAATCCTGCATACCTGCTAGATGCTGGATAGCACCTGAGATACCGCAAGCGAAGTAGATCTGTGGCTTAACTGTTGTACCTGTCTGTCCAACCTGGTGGCTGTGATCAATCCAACCTGAATCTACAGCAGCACGTGATGAACCTACAACACCGCCAACCTTATCAGCTAGCTTCTGGATAAGCTCAAATCCCTTAGCATCGCCAAGTCCTCTTCCGCCTGAGCAGATGATATCAGCATCTGTTAGTGATACCATTTCCTTAGCTGACTTAACGATATCGATAATCTTTGTTCTGATATCTGAAGCATCAAGATCAACATTGCACTTGATGATTTCGCCTGTAGCTCCAGGTTTTCTCTCTAGCTTTGACATAACGCCAGGTCTTACAGTTGACATCTGAGGTCTTGATGTAGGGCTGACGATAGTAGCCATTAGGTTACCACCAAAAGCAGGACGAGTCATCTTTAGCTTTGTATCTGGATCATTAGGATCTAGTGATGATGTGTTAAGTGTTGTGTTCTTTGATGTGAAGTCGATGTACTTATCAACTCTGATATCAAGGTGAGTACAGTCAGCTGTTAGACCAACGTTTGCACGACCAGCTACACGAGGAGCTAGGTCACGTCCGATGTGTGTAGCACCATACATGATGATCTCTGGCTTATATTCACGAAGAGCAGCAGTGATTACCTTTGTGTAAGCATCTGTTGTGTAGTTCTTTAGTAGTGGGTCTTCGATGATGTATACAAGGTCTGCGCCATATTCGAAGCATTCCTGAGCAAGATGCTCAACCTTGTCACCTACCAATAGAGCAGCTACCTTTGAATCAGCGCTGATATCTCTTGATAGTCTGTGTCCTTCACCAATCAACTCGAGGGCAACGTTCATGAGCTTGCCGTCACGCTGTTCAGCGAATACCCATACATTTTTGTATTCAGCAAAATTTACTTCTGACATGTTCATATCCTCCTTAAATGATGTGCTTCTTCTTCAAAGCAACGATTAGCTTCTGAGCAACTTCCTTCTCGGAATCTCCCTCAAGCATTGTTCCTTTTCCCTTTGGCTTAGGTGTGAATGAACGGAAAACGTTTGTTGGGGAAGCCTTTAGACCTACTGTTGATAGGTCAACTTCTACGTCAGCTGCACTCCAAACCTTGATGTCCTTCTCTGGCTTGAAGATTCCTGCAATGTTCATGTATCTTGGAGTGTTTAGCTCCTTTGTGCATGTTAGCATGCATGGAATTGGAACTTCGATTACTTCGTAACCGTCTTCTAGCTGTCTCTGTACTGTAACCTTTGTTTTGTCAGCACTCATTTCGCATTTCTGAACATATGTTACCTGTGGAAGGTTTAGCTTCTCAGCAATCTGAGGTCCAACCTGAGCTGTGTCTCCGTCGATAGCCTGTCTTCCACCGATGATCATGTCGAATTCGCCAATCTTCTCGATTGCAGCTGTGATAGCGTTTGATGTAGCCCATGTATCTGAACCACCAACTGCTCTATCTGATAGTAGAACTGCATCGTCAGCACCCATAGCGATACACTCGAAAAGCATTTCCTGAGCCTGTGGAGGTCCCATGCTTACAACTGTAACCTTGATGTTTTCTGGGTCTGTATCTTTAATTCTTAGCGCTTCTTCTAGTGCGTTAGCATCGTCTGGATTTAGGATGCTAGGTACACCATCTCTGATCAATGATCCCGTTTCAGGATTGATCTTGATTTCGTTTGTATCTGGAACTTGTTTTGCGCAAACAACAATTTTAAATGCCATTACTTCATATCCTCCTTATCCTATTAGCGTAGAAGCGATGCTGCAACAACCATTCTCTGAACTTCTGAAGTTCCTTCATAGATCTCAGTGATCTTAGCGTCACGCATCATTCTCTCTACTGGGTAATCCTTGGTGTATCCGTAACCGCCGTGTAGCTGTACGCACTTTGTAGTTACTTCCATAGCTGTTTCTGCAGCAAATAGCTTAGCCATTGCAGCTGGAACACCGTAAGGTAGGCCTGCATCCTCACAGAATGCTGATTTCAAAACTAATAGCTTTGCAGCTTCTACCTTTGTAGCAAGATCAGCTACTACGAACTGAAGTGCCTGCATCTGAGCAAGCTTCTTGCCGAACTGCTTTCTCTGCTTCATGTATTCAATCGTTACTTCTAGAGCACCCTCTGCAATTCCGAGAGCCTGTGAAGCAATACCGATACGTCCACCATCAAGAGTCTGCATAGCAACCTTAAATCCCTTGCCAAGTCCACCGAGGAGTCTGTCCTTAGGAATGCGGCAGTTCTGGAAAATAAGCTCTGTTGTTGAAGAAGCACAGATACCCATCTTGTCCTCAGTCTTACCGATTGAGAATCCTGGATCGTTCTTCTCTACGATGAATGCGCTTATTCCGTGGTTACCCTTTGACTTATCTGTCATAGCCATAACTACGAATACCTCTGCGTATCCACCATTTGTGATGAAGCACTTAGCTCCGTTTAGTACCCACTCGTCACCGTCAAGTTCAGCTCTTGTCTGCTGTCCTGATGCGTCTGTACCTGCATTTGGTTCTGTAAGACCGAAAGCACCTAGCTTCTTACCAGATAGTAGCTCTGGAAGATACTTCATCTTCTGATCCTCTGTACCATACTTATAAATTGGCCAGCAGCATAGTGATGTGTGTGCAGATACGATAACTGAGGTTGATGCGCAAACCTTTGCTAGCTCAGATACTGTAATTGAGTAGGACACCTCGTCTCCACCCATTCCGCCGTACTTTGTTGGGAAAGGAATGCCAAGCAAACCATACTTAGCCATCTTCTCTACAGTTTCTACCGGAAAACGGTGCTCCTGATCGATTTCAGCAGCTAAAGGTTCAACTTCTGTTTTAGCGAATTCTCTCACCATTTTCTGTACGAATTCCTGTTCCTTCGTCAGTTGAAAGTTCATGTAATTGCCTCCTTAAAAAATTATAACGATTCTTCTTGACATTTAGAAGAAAAGCCAATACTTATTAAAGCTGTACACCTTGTTATAAAAATAACAGCATACAAATATAGTAAAGCACCTTTTCACTTTTTTTGCAAGCCCTTTTGACCATTATATGATAAGAATTTGTCAATATCTAAGTGCTTTCGATAAGTGAACAGTTTAGGGTTCACTTTTGGGTTATGCTCTTATGTAGATTATTTCCTCTTCAGCTATTGCACTTTCAACAAGTGCGTCGATATCAAGCTTTGAGTCTGATATTTCTATCTTGTCTAGCTGTGGTTTTGTTGTAGGATGCTTTGGCAAAAATACTGTACAGCAATCCTCGTATGGCTCTATGGAAGTCTCAAACGTACCAATCTCCTGAGCCTTAGCGATTATATCTATCTTATCCATGGCTATCAAAGGTCTCATAACGGGCATATTAACACAGTTATCCGTTACAACTAATGCTTCTGCAGTTTGACTTGCCACCTGTCCTAGATTTTCGCCTGTAATCAACATCATCGCAGAATTTCTCTCTGCAATCTTCTCTGCAATTCTCATCATGAATCGTCTTACATGTATTGTGGTCTCAGCTTCTGGACAGTTTTTAACTATCTGCTCCTGTATAGGTAAAATGTTTATAACATGCATCTTGAAGCTTCCACAGTATGAAGCGACTATCTTTGCTAAATCCTCTACCTTCTCCTGCGCCCTAGGCGATGTGTATGGATATGAGTGGAAGTGAACAGCTTCAATCAT
The nucleotide sequence above comes from Eubacterium sulci ATCC 35585. Encoded proteins:
- a CDS encoding acyl-CoA dehydrogenase, whose protein sequence is MNFQLTKEQEFVQKMVREFAKTEVEPLAAEIDQEHRFPVETVEKMAKYGLLGIPFPTKYGGMGGDEVSYSITVSELAKVCASTSVIVSAHTSLCCWPIYKYGTEDQKMKYLPELLSGKKLGAFGLTEPNAGTDASGQQTRAELDGDEWVLNGAKCFITNGGYAEVFVVMAMTDKSKGNHGISAFIVEKNDPGFSIGKTEDKMGICASSTTELIFQNCRIPKDRLLGGLGKGFKVAMQTLDGGRIGIASQALGIAEGALEVTIEYMKQRKQFGKKLAQMQALQFVVADLATKVEAAKLLVLKSAFCEDAGLPYGVPAAMAKLFAAETAMEVTTKCVQLHGGYGYTKDYPVERMMRDAKITEIYEGTSEVQRMVVAASLLR
- a CDS encoding electron transfer flavoprotein subunit beta; the protein is MAFKIVVCAKQVPDTNEIKINPETGSLIRDGVPSILNPDDANALEEALRIKDTDPENIKVTVVSMGPPQAQEMLFECIAMGADDAVLLSDRAVGGSDTWATSNAITAAIEKIGEFDMIIGGRQAIDGDTAQVGPQIAEKLNLPQVTYVQKCEMSADKTKVTVQRQLEDGYEVIEVPIPCMLTCTKELNTPRYMNIAGIFKPEKDIKVWSAADVEVDLSTVGLKASPTNVFRSFTPKPKGKGTMLEGDSEKEVAQKLIVALKKKHII
- a CDS encoding electron transfer flavoprotein subunit alpha → MSEVNFAEYKNVWVFAEQRDGKLMNVALELIGEGHRLSRDISADSKVAALLVGDKVEHLAQECFEYGADLVYIIEDPLLKNYTTDAYTKVITAALREYKPEIIMYGATHIGRDLAPRVAGRANVGLTADCTHLDIRVDKYIDFTSKNTTLNTSSLDPNDPDTKLKMTRPAFGGNLMATIVSPTSRPQMSTVRPGVMSKLERKPGATGEIIKCNVDLDASDIRTKIIDIVKSAKEMVSLTDADIICSGGRGLGDAKGFELIQKLADKVGGVVGSSRAAVDSGWIDHSHQVGQTGTTVKPQIYFACGISGAIQHLAGMQDSDIIIAINKDADAPIFEVADYGIVGDLYQVIPQIIEEWDNAEALADAVAE